The following coding sequences lie in one Populus nigra chromosome 15, ddPopNigr1.1, whole genome shotgun sequence genomic window:
- the LOC133674317 gene encoding palmitoyl-acyl carrier protein thioesterase, chloroplastic-like yields the protein MVATAATSSFFPVPSPPGDAKSSKVGSGSASLGGIKSKSPSSGALQVKANAQAPPKINGSPVGLAASVETAKKEDVVSSPAPRTFINQLPDWSMLLAAITTMFLAAEKQWMMLDWKPKRADMLIDPFGIGRIVQDGLVFSQNFSIRSYEIGADRTASIETLMNHLQETALNHVKTAGLLGDGFGSTPEMSKRNLIWVVTRMQILVDRYPTWGDVVHVDTWVSASGKNGMRRDWLVRDAKTGETLTRASSLWVMMNKVTRRLSKIPEDVRGEIEPYFLNSDPVVNEDGTKLPKLDDKTADYIRKGLTPRWNDLDVNQHVNNVKYIGWILESAPPPILESHELAAITLEYRRECGRDSVLQSLTAVSGAGIGNLGGPGKVECQHLLRHEDGAEIVRGRTEWRPKHANNFGMMGGQMPADESGA from the exons ATGGTTGCCACAGCAGCTACTTCATCATTTTTCCCAGTTCCTTCACCACCTGGAGATGCCAAGTCCTCCAAGGTTGGTAGTGGTTCTGCAAGTTTGGGAGGAATCAAATCGAAATCTCCTTCCTCTGGAGCTTTGCAGGTTAAGGCAAATGCCCAAGCTCCTCCGAAGATAAATGGCTCTCCAGTTGGCTTGGCAGCATCAGTGGAAACTGCGAAGAAGGAGGATGTTGTCTCATCACCGGCACCCCGGACATTTATCAACCAATTACCTGATTGGAGCATGCTTCTTGCTGCAATTACAACCATGTTTTTGGCAGCAGAAAAGCAGTGGATGATGCTTGATTGGAAACCAAAGCGGGCTGACATGCTTATTGATCCCTTTGGTATTGGAAGAATTGTCCAAGATGGTCTTGTCTTTAGCCAAAATTTCTCAATTAGGTCATATGAAATTGGTGCAGATCGTACTGCGTCTATAGAGACGTTGATGAACCATTTACAA GAAACAGCACTTAATCATGTTAAGACTGCTGGGCTTCTTGGAGATGGATTTGGTTCAACCCCAGAGATGTCCAAAAGGAACCTGATATGGGTGGTAACTCGAATGCAGATTCTAGTCGATCGTTATCCTACATG GGGTGATGTTGTCCATGTGGATACTTGGGTGAGTGCATCAGGAAAGAATGGTATGCGCCGTGATTGGCTTGTACGTGATGCTAAAACTGGTGAAACTCTTACAAGAGCCTCCAG tTTGTGGGTGATGATGAATAAAGTGACAAGGAGGTTATCTAAAATTCCTGAAGATGTTCGAGGTGAAATAGAGCCTTATTTTCTGAATTCTGATCCTGTTGTGAATGAGGACGGCACAAAACTGCCAAAACTTGACGACAAGACGGCGGACTATATCCGCAAAGGCCTAACT CCTAGATGGAATGATTTAGATGTCAACCAGCATGTTAACAATGTGAAATACATAGGCTGGATCCTTGAG AGCGCTCCTCCCCCAATCCTGGAGAGTCATGAGCTAGCTGCCATTACTTTGGAGTACAGGAGGGAGTGTGGCAGGGACAGCGTGCTGCAGTCCTTGACTGCTGTATCTGGCGCTGGCATTGGAAATTTGGGCGGTCCTGGTAAAGTTGAGTGTCAACATTTGCTGCGACATGAGGATGGTGCTGAGATCGTGAGGGGAAGGACCGAGTGGAGGCCCAAACATGCCAACAATTTTGGCATGATGGGTGGTCAGATGCCAGCTGATGAGAGCGGTGCTTAA